A genome region from Nocardia sp. NBC_00565 includes the following:
- a CDS encoding protein kinase domain-containing protein: MSEDDPFRTVRDVFEPVTEELAAAGFEDAEEIGRGGFGVVYRCTQAELDRTVAVKILTAELDAENRERFFREQRAMGQLTGHPNIVTMLQAGSTASGRPYLVMPYHPSGSLDARICEQGPLPVETLLWIGVKIAGALESAHRLGTVHRDVKPGNILLTDYGEPALTDFGIARIAGGFQTATGTVTGSPAFTAPEVLEGEAPTAAADVYGLGATLFCALTGHAVFERRSGENVVTQFLRITTQPVPDLREHGIAEDVSAVVSAAMARDPHERPSAAALGEAIRQAQRRHGFSVEEMAIHVAEPARERGDRKPATHGWRPPAAAKSRGVGSLPLDLTSFIDRRTELAEVKNLLSSVPVLTLTGIGGVGKTRLALRAAATARRDFADGVWLVELADVSDPSLLVSVVAAALGLRDPARPLREVMVEFLATRETLLVLDNCEQLVAAVAELVETWLRACPHLRILATSREPLDIAGEAVLQVSPLTVPDPDREPSLHGLPRYDAVTLFIDRATALVPGFELSEENKSAVVRICARLDGLPLAIELAAARMRTMSPEQILQRLNDRYALLTRGSRTAPTRQQTLRWCVDWSYQLCTPAEQRLWARLSVFAGGFELDAAEQICGADLAPDDPLDVLSSLVDKSIVIRDESNGVVRFRMLETVRDYGRQKLRESGEEQLVRRRHRDWYQQLALAAEAGWISDRQPYWTARLEREQPNLRDALEYCLAEDTDEAAEAGLRTASALSPFWNFRGLHGEGRRWIDRTLAHPQAHSIPDRVMTLHSGTVLATTQGDLESAAALVEQARALAEQAPTPMTQALATYADGVLALYSGDLARASSSLERAIDVFSSNRQGYLYVVVSAMLGQLHALHGDTERAIEYHEQVLSITEACGESLFRSISLLGKGFAVWQQGRPQRAQQLLEQALRVNRRMRSPFVTALGIELLAWTVDATGDAERAAVLMGAAAELSRFVGSVASFVPGSPHFHDECDRSARADLGAHRFDMASRRGRAMGMDEAVAYALGEQPTDTTAAPGPGGALTKRERQVAELIAQGLTNKQIATKLVISPRTADGHVEHILTKLGFTSRAQIAAWITKHTERQNH; encoded by the coding sequence ATGAGCGAGGATGATCCGTTCCGGACAGTCCGTGACGTGTTCGAGCCGGTCACGGAGGAATTGGCTGCGGCCGGATTCGAGGACGCCGAGGAGATCGGGCGGGGCGGTTTCGGTGTGGTCTATCGCTGCACGCAGGCCGAGCTGGATCGGACGGTGGCGGTGAAGATCCTTACCGCCGAGCTGGACGCAGAGAATCGGGAGCGTTTTTTCCGAGAGCAGCGGGCGATGGGTCAGCTGACGGGGCATCCGAACATCGTCACGATGCTGCAGGCGGGTAGCACCGCGAGCGGACGGCCCTATCTGGTGATGCCGTATCACCCGTCGGGCTCGTTGGACGCGCGGATCTGCGAGCAGGGGCCGCTGCCGGTGGAAACGCTGTTGTGGATCGGGGTGAAGATCGCTGGGGCGCTGGAGAGCGCGCATCGGTTGGGTACCGTGCATCGGGATGTGAAGCCGGGAAATATTCTGTTGACCGATTACGGCGAGCCCGCGTTGACGGATTTCGGTATCGCGCGGATTGCCGGTGGGTTCCAGACCGCCACGGGCACGGTGACCGGGTCGCCGGCGTTCACGGCGCCGGAGGTGCTCGAGGGCGAGGCTCCCACCGCGGCCGCGGACGTTTATGGGCTGGGTGCCACCTTGTTCTGCGCGTTGACCGGGCATGCGGTGTTCGAACGGCGCAGCGGGGAGAACGTGGTGACCCAGTTCTTGCGGATCACCACCCAGCCGGTGCCGGACCTGCGCGAGCATGGCATCGCCGAGGACGTGTCCGCGGTGGTCTCGGCGGCGATGGCCCGCGATCCGCATGAGCGGCCCTCGGCGGCGGCGCTGGGGGAGGCGATCAGGCAGGCGCAGCGCCGGCACGGGTTCAGCGTCGAGGAGATGGCGATACACGTCGCCGAACCGGCCCGCGAGCGCGGGGACCGCAAGCCCGCCACGCATGGGTGGCGTCCACCGGCGGCGGCGAAGTCACGGGGTGTCGGCAGTTTGCCGCTGGATTTGACCAGTTTCATCGACCGTCGCACCGAGCTGGCGGAGGTGAAGAATCTGCTGTCCTCGGTCCCGGTGCTGACGCTGACCGGCATCGGCGGGGTCGGCAAGACCCGGCTGGCGTTGCGGGCCGCGGCGACCGCGCGCCGGGATTTCGCCGACGGGGTGTGGCTGGTCGAGCTGGCCGACGTGTCCGACCCGTCGTTGCTGGTCAGCGTGGTGGCCGCCGCCCTGGGGTTGCGCGACCCGGCGCGGCCGTTGCGGGAGGTGATGGTCGAGTTCCTCGCCACGCGAGAGACGCTGCTGGTGTTGGACAACTGCGAGCAACTGGTGGCGGCTGTGGCGGAGCTGGTCGAGACCTGGTTGCGGGCCTGTCCACACCTGCGGATCCTGGCCACCAGCCGTGAGCCGCTGGATATCGCCGGAGAGGCGGTGCTGCAGGTGTCGCCGCTGACGGTGCCGGACCCGGACCGGGAGCCGTCGCTGCACGGGCTGCCCCGCTACGACGCGGTGACATTGTTCATCGACCGCGCGACCGCGTTGGTGCCGGGTTTCGAACTCTCCGAAGAGAACAAGTCCGCGGTCGTGCGCATCTGCGCCCGGCTGGACGGATTACCGCTGGCGATCGAGCTGGCCGCGGCCCGGATGCGCACGATGTCGCCCGAGCAGATCCTGCAGCGGCTCAACGATAGGTACGCGCTGCTGACCCGCGGCAGCCGCACCGCGCCGACGCGGCAGCAGACCCTGCGGTGGTGTGTCGACTGGAGCTACCAGTTGTGCACCCCGGCCGAGCAGCGGCTGTGGGCCCGGTTGTCGGTGTTCGCCGGTGGCTTCGAACTCGACGCCGCCGAACAGATCTGCGGTGCTGATCTGGCACCGGACGATCCGCTGGATGTGTTGTCCTCGCTGGTGGACAAGTCGATCGTGATCCGCGACGAATCCAACGGCGTGGTGCGGTTCCGTATGCTCGAGACGGTCCGCGACTACGGTCGGCAGAAGCTGCGGGAGTCCGGCGAGGAGCAACTGGTGCGGCGCCGGCACCGCGACTGGTACCAGCAGTTGGCGCTGGCCGCGGAGGCCGGATGGATCAGCGACCGGCAACCCTACTGGACCGCCCGGCTCGAACGCGAACAGCCCAACCTACGCGACGCGCTCGAATACTGCCTGGCCGAGGACACCGACGAGGCGGCCGAAGCCGGACTGCGCACCGCCAGCGCACTGTCTCCGTTCTGGAACTTCCGGGGTCTACACGGCGAAGGTCGCCGCTGGATCGACCGCACTCTCGCTCACCCGCAGGCGCATTCGATACCCGACCGCGTCATGACGCTTCATTCCGGCACGGTCTTGGCCACGACGCAGGGCGATCTCGAGTCGGCGGCCGCCCTCGTGGAGCAGGCCCGCGCACTCGCCGAACAGGCGCCCACTCCCATGACCCAGGCCCTTGCCACTTACGCCGATGGCGTCCTGGCGCTCTATAGCGGTGATCTTGCTCGCGCGTCCTCCTCGCTCGAACGTGCCATCGACGTGTTCAGCTCGAATCGGCAGGGATATCTCTATGTTGTCGTTTCGGCGATGCTCGGTCAGCTGCATGCCCTGCATGGCGACACTGAACGGGCGATCGAGTATCACGAGCAAGTGCTTTCCATCACCGAGGCGTGCGGCGAATCGCTGTTTCGCTCGATCTCGCTGTTGGGCAAGGGATTTGCGGTATGGCAGCAAGGCCGGCCGCAACGGGCACAACAGCTGCTCGAGCAAGCGCTGCGCGTCAATCGTCGAATGCGCAGCCCGTTCGTTACCGCGTTGGGTATCGAGCTTCTGGCCTGGACCGTCGACGCCACCGGTGACGCCGAGCGCGCGGCCGTTCTGATGGGTGCCGCGGCGGAACTATCGCGGTTCGTGGGTAGCGTTGCCAGTTTCGTCCCGGGCTCACCCCACTTTCACGACGAATGTGACCGGTCGGCGCGCGCCGACCTGGGGGCACACCGGTTCGATATGGCCTCCCGGCGCGGCCGGGCGATGGGGATGGACGAAGCCGTAGCCTACGCACTCGGCGAGCAACCCACCGACACCACTGCCGCGCCGGGGCCCGGCGGGGCACTGACCAAGCGTGAACGCCAGGTCGCAGAGCTCATCGCCCAAGGCCTGACCAACAAGCAGATCGCTACAAAGCTGGTGATCTCCCCGCGCACCGCCGACGGCCATGTGGAACACATCCTCACCAAACTCGGATTCACCTCCCGCGCCCAGATCGCAGCCTGGATCACAAAACACACCGAACGACAGAACCATTGA
- a CDS encoding TetR/AcrR family transcriptional regulator, producing the protein MNATQRRISAAAMKLFAERGNTDLTISELAAEAGIARGTLYRNVDSMDELFDQVRTQLAVDVHAANVRAMNAHGHLDPPLRLAVGTRMLVRLAHEIPAMGRFIVRYGLTDESLREVMSGPPMHDVAAGIEAGRYNVTPGMELGIASMLMGTLISAMWMVLEGHQAWREAGCAAAELALCALGVPRDEARDIATRPLPAISFDF; encoded by the coding sequence ATGAATGCGACCCAGCGGCGGATCAGTGCCGCCGCCATGAAGCTCTTCGCGGAACGGGGCAATACGGACCTGACGATCAGTGAGCTTGCCGCGGAAGCGGGAATCGCTCGCGGCACGCTCTACCGCAACGTTGATTCCATGGACGAGCTGTTCGATCAGGTCAGGACACAACTCGCCGTCGATGTCCACGCCGCGAACGTGCGCGCCATGAATGCCCATGGCCACTTGGACCCGCCCCTGCGACTGGCGGTCGGTACGCGCATGCTGGTGCGCCTCGCCCACGAGATTCCCGCGATGGGCCGTTTCATCGTCCGCTACGGTCTGACGGACGAGTCGTTGCGCGAGGTGATGAGTGGCCCTCCTATGCATGATGTGGCCGCCGGTATCGAGGCCGGTCGCTACAACGTCACTCCCGGGATGGAGCTCGGTATCGCTTCGATGCTGATGGGCACCTTGATCAGCGCCATGTGGATGGTGCTCGAGGGGCACCAAGCTTGGCGTGAGGCAGGATGTGCCGCAGCCGAACTCGCGCTGTGCGCACTGGGAGTTCCACGCGACGAGGCACGGGATATCGCCACCAGACCGCTACCCGCAATTTCCTTCGACTTCTGA
- a CDS encoding class I SAM-dependent methyltransferase, with product MVDASEVESAIALMPRGGPDASWLDRRMQTDVLEYTDRYDVPDELKQKVITSLDRVGTLGRVHEKNARAALRVVSGIPEPRILEIGAGHGKLSAKIVEYHPEATVTVSDLDPTSVANIAAGELGAHPRVRTQVIDATAVDAPDDSYDLVVFAMSFHHLPPAIAYKAIAEATRVGKRFLVIDLKRPSPKGLVLTPILALPMLAAAVLPPMRPLLHDGFISGLRAYSHSAFTALGRAADPNMRIEFLPAPSRFGPKSTTVLFSRPDVTPT from the coding sequence ATAGTGGATGCGAGTGAAGTCGAGTCGGCGATCGCTCTGATGCCGCGCGGTGGGCCGGATGCGTCGTGGCTGGATCGGCGGATGCAGACCGATGTGTTGGAGTACACCGACCGCTACGACGTGCCCGACGAGCTCAAACAGAAGGTCATCACGAGCTTGGATCGTGTCGGGACGCTGGGCAGGGTGCACGAGAAGAATGCGCGCGCCGCACTGCGGGTGGTCTCCGGTATACCCGAGCCGCGCATACTCGAGATCGGTGCCGGTCATGGGAAGCTTTCCGCCAAGATCGTGGAATACCACCCCGAAGCCACCGTCACTGTGAGTGACCTGGACCCCACCTCGGTCGCCAACATCGCTGCCGGGGAATTGGGTGCACATCCGCGGGTGCGTACCCAGGTTATCGATGCGACCGCGGTAGATGCCCCCGACGATAGCTACGATCTCGTCGTTTTTGCGATGTCGTTTCATCACCTGCCGCCGGCGATCGCCTACAAGGCGATCGCGGAAGCGACTCGGGTAGGGAAGCGGTTTCTGGTCATCGACCTCAAGAGGCCCTCGCCGAAAGGGCTTGTGCTGACTCCGATTCTGGCTCTTCCGATGTTGGCGGCTGCTGTCCTCCCGCCGATGCGTCCGCTGCTGCACGACGGATTCATCAGCGGGTTGCGTGCCTACAGCCACTCGGCGTTCACCGCACTCGGTCGAGCCGCCGACCCGAATATGCGAATCGAATTCCTGCCCGCTCCGTCGCGATTCGGCCCGAAATCGACAACGGTTCTGTTTTCCCGACCGGACGTCACACCGACCTGA
- a CDS encoding TIGR00730 family Rossman fold protein, which translates to MYCSASTIDAAHLALATQVGTEIADRGWQLVSGGGRVAMMGAVATAARAGGAHTIGVIPRHLVHREVADIHVDELLVTDTMRERKQIMADRADAFLTLPGGIGTLEEFLEIWTGADLGMHDKPVVVLDPYGHYRGLFQWIRELQTLGFIGKAALERMTMAASVPDAFAALRTSS; encoded by the coding sequence GTGTACTGCTCGGCCAGCACCATCGATGCCGCGCACCTGGCCTTGGCCACGCAGGTGGGCACCGAAATCGCGGACCGGGGTTGGCAATTGGTCTCCGGCGGCGGGCGCGTAGCCATGATGGGCGCGGTCGCCACCGCAGCGCGAGCCGGCGGCGCGCACACCATCGGCGTCATCCCCAGACACCTCGTGCACCGTGAGGTCGCCGATATCCACGTCGATGAACTACTCGTCACCGACACCATGCGAGAACGCAAGCAGATCATGGCCGATCGTGCCGACGCCTTCCTGACCCTGCCCGGCGGCATCGGCACCCTCGAAGAATTCCTCGAGATCTGGACCGGCGCCGACCTCGGCATGCACGACAAACCCGTGGTCGTGCTCGATCCATACGGCCACTACCGCGGACTCTTCCAATGGATCAGGGAACTACAGACCCTGGGCTTCATCGGAAAGGCCGCGCTGGAACGAATGACGATGGCCGCCAGCGTGCCCGACGCGTTCGCGGCATTGCGAACCAGCTCGTGA
- a CDS encoding group II intron maturase-specific domain-containing protein yields MPVIIGMDPHKRTATIEVIDVDAKTLATGRYGTDTAGYRGVVSTREFSRLDAYMWRLTYRWARFSHPKKSKWWVVDRYYGQFNKSSQNRWVFGDRVSGLYLHKFAWTKIVRHVMVKGTASPDDPGLAQYWADRRRRMTTPLGRHTLRLLHQQAGRCPLCGDSSCTPTTNPALPPNGSSGYAPPAAQSASVTSRSRAGSATRTIINKSVSHTRIASGGFPSKR; encoded by the coding sequence ATGCCGGTCATTATCGGAATGGACCCGCACAAACGCACGGCCACCATCGAAGTCATCGACGTCGACGCGAAGACTCTGGCCACCGGCCGCTACGGTACCGATACCGCAGGCTACCGAGGGGTGGTGTCCACCAGAGAGTTCTCGCGGTTGGATGCGTATATGTGGCGGCTCACCTACCGGTGGGCTCGCTTCAGTCACCCCAAAAAGTCGAAGTGGTGGGTGGTGGACCGCTACTACGGCCAGTTCAATAAGTCCAGTCAGAACCGGTGGGTGTTCGGGGATCGCGTCAGCGGTCTCTACCTGCACAAGTTCGCTTGGACGAAGATCGTCCGACATGTGATGGTCAAGGGCACGGCGTCCCCGGACGATCCGGGCTTGGCTCAATATTGGGCAGACCGTCGCCGCAGGATGACCACTCCGCTGGGACGGCATACCCTCCGGCTCCTGCATCAGCAGGCCGGTCGCTGCCCACTCTGCGGGGACTCCTCCTGCACGCCGACCACCAACCCCGCTCTCCCGCCGAATGGGAGCAGTGGATACGCACCACCCGCCGCGCAATCCGCAAGCGTCACATCGCGATCGCGGGCGGGCTCGGCGACACGGACGATCATCAACAAATCCGTCTCGCACACGCGCATTGCCTCCGGCGGGTTCCCATCGAAAAGGTAA
- a CDS encoding IS1380 family transposase gives MRLLHSPTRSSVRFDETNLVSQAGLVPVMRLAETAGLGEWVRVPGPVGANAAAKIGALVAGMVAGADSIDDMNILRHGGMRLVFNGIRAPSTLGSFLRGFDHGNVRQLAAVHRRLLAELAARTPLLPGAEQVAFLDIDSVQRRVFGYDKQGAAFGFTKVASKPVMVRGLNALVTTISTPIAAPVVAAASLRAGNTASCHGAAYEIAEAASAARAAAASGIILARADSAFYTAKFVAACRRAGIHFSVTTGSDPKIKAASAEIAETAWTTIAYPNAIFDEELGEWISDAEIAEIGYTAFASKKPHRTDGRLIVRRVRRLQPARDGQGELFPTWRYHAVFTDSPFTLTQAESQHRGHAIIEQHFADLIDGPLAHLPSGMFNANAAWLQLAATAHLLTRAIGTLASPRHALARNHTIRTELITVAARIARHGRGHITWHLPAHWPWETAWHNTFQTTHALPALPAA, from the coding sequence GTGCGATTGTTGCATAGCCCGACGCGGTCGTCGGTGAGGTTCGATGAGACGAATCTGGTGTCGCAGGCAGGGCTGGTGCCGGTGATGCGGCTGGCCGAGACCGCCGGGCTCGGTGAGTGGGTTCGGGTGCCCGGTCCGGTCGGTGCGAACGCGGCGGCGAAGATCGGCGCTCTGGTCGCGGGAATGGTCGCTGGCGCCGACTCGATCGACGACATGAACATCCTGCGGCATGGTGGAATGAGGTTGGTGTTCAACGGGATTCGCGCCCCCTCGACATTGGGTTCGTTCCTGCGCGGCTTCGACCACGGCAACGTCCGTCAGCTCGCCGCGGTGCATCGACGACTGCTCGCGGAGCTGGCGGCGCGGACACCGCTGTTGCCCGGCGCCGAGCAGGTGGCGTTCCTCGATATCGACTCGGTCCAACGACGGGTATTCGGATACGACAAGCAGGGTGCGGCGTTCGGGTTCACCAAAGTCGCCTCGAAACCGGTGATGGTCCGCGGACTCAACGCCCTGGTCACGACCATCTCCACCCCGATCGCCGCACCCGTGGTCGCCGCGGCGAGCCTGCGTGCCGGCAACACCGCCTCCTGTCACGGCGCAGCCTACGAAATCGCCGAAGCAGCCAGCGCGGCCCGCGCGGCCGCAGCGAGCGGGATCATCCTCGCCCGCGCCGATTCCGCCTTCTACACAGCCAAATTCGTTGCCGCGTGTCGTCGCGCCGGAATCCATTTCTCGGTCACCACCGGTTCGGACCCGAAGATCAAGGCCGCGAGCGCCGAAATCGCCGAGACCGCCTGGACCACGATCGCCTACCCGAACGCGATCTTCGACGAAGAACTCGGCGAATGGATCTCCGACGCCGAAATCGCCGAAATCGGTTACACCGCTTTTGCTTCCAAGAAACCTCACCGCACCGACGGTCGGTTGATCGTGCGTCGGGTCCGCCGACTGCAACCCGCCCGCGACGGGCAAGGCGAGTTGTTCCCGACCTGGCGCTACCACGCGGTGTTCACCGACAGCCCATTCACGTTGACCCAGGCCGAATCCCAGCACCGCGGCCACGCCATCATCGAACAACACTTCGCCGACCTCATCGACGGACCCCTGGCTCATCTGCCGTCGGGAATGTTCAACGCCAACGCCGCCTGGCTGCAACTCGCGGCCACCGCGCACCTGCTCACCCGCGCGATCGGCACCCTGGCCTCACCCCGGCACGCCCTCGCCCGCAACCACACCATCCGCACAGAACTCATCACCGTCGCCGCCCGCATCGCACGCCACGGACGCGGCCACATCACCTGGCACCTACCAGCCCACTGGCCATGGGAAACCGCCTGGCACAACACCTTTCAAACCACACACGCCCTACCAGCGCTACCCGCAGCCTGA
- a CDS encoding FAD-dependent monooxygenase — protein sequence MNSSPHGHDATPPPEKTPVVVVGAGPVGLTLALELDYHGVECVLVERNSTTTRHPKMDITNCRSMELYRRLGVADDLRKAAIPADTRTKVTWATNAVGWELASFEYPSVAEAYEQINQRNDGTLPLEPSMRVSQVILEPTLRDLIESRAQHAKVHYSWALDSFTEDADGVTAVLTSGETGERRTVRAQYLVGCDGAGSLTRQQLGIGLDEIDLRKMLVKELGMPKIAKALAQAFLTRGERPADGRFYLVHFTTTDKPEVLARFGTVWHLQSPEGWTVISQNDSDTWTLHAPLGMGTDADRIDPREFVYDRVGARFDMEVLVANAWTPRLTVADSFGRRRVWLAGDAVHQVTPTGGYGMNTGVGDAVGLGWMLAAQLQGWGAPGLLTAYEQERRSVALRNREAAARHSVVRAAVMTTSRSSMYSERWLGERTRQQIGREISDLGNLENEAWGIELGYRYDNSPVICGEPEPQAPQQRMDVYTPGTWPGSRPPSVRLEDGRAIFDLFGRGFTLLRFADHDIDAFIYAAAQRGVPFEVIDIRDARAHFLYERDLVLIRPDQHVAWRGDSAPAAPLLIIDRVRGARN from the coding sequence ATGAACAGCTCACCGCATGGGCACGACGCGACCCCACCGCCCGAGAAGACGCCGGTCGTAGTGGTCGGCGCCGGGCCGGTCGGATTGACGTTGGCTCTGGAGCTGGACTATCACGGCGTGGAATGCGTTCTCGTGGAACGGAATTCCACGACGACGCGGCACCCGAAGATGGACATCACCAACTGCCGCAGCATGGAACTGTACCGTCGGCTCGGTGTCGCCGACGACCTGCGCAAGGCAGCGATCCCGGCGGATACCCGCACCAAAGTGACCTGGGCGACCAACGCAGTCGGCTGGGAGTTGGCATCCTTCGAATACCCCAGCGTCGCCGAGGCTTACGAGCAGATCAACCAACGCAATGACGGGACCCTCCCACTGGAACCGTCGATGCGAGTCTCGCAGGTGATCCTCGAACCCACCCTGCGGGATCTGATCGAGTCCCGAGCGCAGCACGCGAAGGTGCACTACAGCTGGGCGCTGGACAGTTTCACCGAGGATGCCGACGGTGTCACCGCAGTATTGACCTCCGGAGAAACGGGAGAGCGCCGTACCGTCCGCGCACAGTATCTCGTCGGATGCGACGGCGCCGGCAGTCTCACCCGGCAGCAGCTGGGAATCGGGCTCGACGAGATCGACCTGCGCAAGATGCTCGTCAAAGAGCTCGGCATGCCGAAGATCGCGAAAGCACTGGCCCAGGCGTTCCTGACGAGAGGCGAACGCCCCGCCGACGGCCGCTTCTACCTGGTGCACTTCACCACCACCGACAAACCCGAAGTCCTCGCTCGCTTCGGAACGGTGTGGCATCTGCAGTCGCCCGAGGGATGGACCGTCATCTCGCAGAACGACTCCGACACATGGACTTTGCACGCGCCGCTCGGCATGGGCACCGACGCCGATCGCATCGACCCGCGCGAGTTCGTCTACGACCGAGTCGGAGCGAGGTTCGACATGGAGGTCCTGGTCGCCAACGCCTGGACTCCCCGCCTGACGGTCGCCGACTCGTTCGGCCGCCGACGGGTCTGGCTGGCCGGAGATGCCGTGCACCAAGTAACCCCCACCGGCGGATACGGCATGAACACCGGAGTCGGCGACGCTGTCGGACTCGGATGGATGCTCGCCGCCCAGCTCCAAGGATGGGGGGCCCCAGGACTACTCACGGCGTACGAGCAGGAACGGCGCTCCGTCGCCCTCCGCAACCGGGAAGCCGCGGCGCGCCACAGCGTCGTACGGGCAGCGGTGATGACCACTTCCCGATCCTCCATGTACAGCGAGCGCTGGCTCGGTGAACGCACCCGGCAGCAGATCGGCCGCGAGATCAGCGATCTGGGAAACCTGGAGAACGAAGCGTGGGGCATCGAACTCGGCTACCGGTATGACAACTCCCCCGTCATATGCGGCGAGCCCGAACCCCAAGCGCCACAACAGCGGATGGATGTGTACACGCCGGGCACCTGGCCGGGTTCCAGGCCGCCGAGCGTTCGCCTCGAGGACGGCCGAGCGATCTTCGACCTCTTCGGACGCGGGTTTACTCTTTTGCGATTCGCCGATCACGATATCGACGCATTCATCTATGCCGCTGCGCAGCGGGGTGTCCCTTTCGAGGTCATCGACATCCGCGATGCCCGCGCCCATTTCCTGTACGAGCGCGATCTCGTGCTGATCCGACCCGACCAGCACGTCGCATGGCGTGGAGACTCCGCGCCTGCCGCACCGCTGCTGATTATCGACCGCGTACGGGGCGCCCGTAATTGA
- a CDS encoding DoxX family protein, translated as MTVAFIVLAVLLAVGFLPLGAAKVLAVAPIRQRAEQLGFSVTAFRGIGALEIAGALGVLVGIVWWPLGATAGIGLVLLMIGALIAHAKVGDGVGEYAPSIGIGVLALAYVVTVFGAHL; from the coding sequence ATGACAGTCGCATTCATAGTACTCGCCGTGCTGTTGGCGGTCGGGTTTCTGCCGCTGGGCGCGGCGAAAGTACTTGCCGTGGCGCCTATACGTCAACGTGCCGAACAACTCGGCTTCTCGGTGACCGCGTTTCGTGGTATCGGCGCGCTGGAGATTGCCGGGGCACTGGGCGTGCTGGTCGGCATTGTCTGGTGGCCGCTCGGGGCCACGGCCGGAATCGGGCTGGTGCTGCTGATGATCGGCGCTCTCATCGCCCATGCGAAAGTCGGTGACGGCGTGGGGGAGTACGCGCCGTCGATCGGCATCGGTGTACTGGCCCTCGCCTATGTCGTGACGGTATTCGGCGCACACCTGTAG
- a CDS encoding pentapeptide repeat-containing protein has translation MRQDVPQPNSRCAHWEFHATRHGISPPDRYPQFPSTSDYEPHPPAYELCEANLTHADLRLANMSCARLTNANLTSALLGGVDRGSADLTGANLTDAELSHGVSLVKADLTDAILVGANLSPTSTAGEYVANSPSRTVMTSATICRADLTEADLTDVRYSESTIWPQGFVPDTSPSPTPPLQ, from the coding sequence GTGAGGCAGGATGTGCCGCAGCCGAACTCGCGCTGTGCGCACTGGGAGTTCCACGCGACGAGGCACGGGATATCGCCACCAGACCGCTACCCGCAATTTCCTTCGACTTCTGACTATGAACCCCACCCGCCCGCATACGAACTGTGCGAAGCCAATCTCACTCACGCGGATCTGCGCCTTGCGAACATGTCGTGTGCCAGGCTGACGAATGCCAACCTCACCAGCGCACTACTGGGTGGCGTCGATCGGGGCAGTGCCGACCTGACCGGGGCGAACCTCACCGACGCCGAGCTGAGCCACGGCGTGAGTTTGGTCAAGGCCGACCTCACCGACGCGATCCTCGTCGGAGCCAATCTCAGCCCCACCTCGACTGCCGGCGAGTACGTCGCCAACAGTCCCAGCCGCACGGTGATGACGTCCGCCACGATCTGTCGGGCGGACCTGACCGAAGCGGACCTGACCGACGTGAGGTACTCCGAATCCACGATCTGGCCGCAAGGATTCGTGCCCGACACATCACCATCGCCCACACCCCCGCTGCAGTAG
- a CDS encoding isopentenyl transferase family protein has translation MSASSPGRGETSTESGIFPQTADVLLIAGPTGSGKTEVAMELGDALQAPVVVADRIQCYVDLPSTSARFTDGANRFHLSDRIVPDGDYPPLEAAQSLLNYVQTLTRHHQRVVIEGGSISVLSRFARHRDQFTFRFAARVLELRGESTYLDRLRDRALRMLGDGMLDEFAAAWQHTSQRRFVASINGFEALVQWCEQTETDPRDLAGITLDEPVAIELAQRIAQVHAEHGHEQYAAFTDLFG, from the coding sequence GTGTCGGCGTCGTCACCCGGCCGAGGCGAGACCTCAACGGAGAGCGGCATTTTCCCGCAGACAGCGGATGTACTACTGATCGCCGGTCCCACCGGATCGGGCAAAACCGAAGTAGCGATGGAACTCGGCGACGCGTTGCAGGCGCCGGTCGTGGTCGCCGACCGCATCCAGTGCTATGTGGATCTGCCCTCGACCAGCGCGCGATTCACCGACGGGGCGAACAGATTTCACCTGAGTGACCGAATCGTCCCTGACGGTGACTACCCGCCGCTCGAGGCCGCCCAGTCGCTGTTGAACTACGTCCAGACACTGACCCGACACCACCAGCGCGTTGTCATCGAAGGGGGCTCGATCTCCGTGCTCAGCCGCTTCGCACGGCACAGAGACCAGTTCACGTTCCGGTTCGCCGCCCGCGTTCTCGAGCTGCGCGGGGAATCGACCTACCTCGATCGCCTCCGTGACCGGGCCCTGCGGATGCTCGGCGATGGAATGTTGGACGAGTTCGCGGCGGCCTGGCAGCACACTTCGCAACGGCGATTCGTCGCCTCCATCAACGGATTCGAGGCGCTCGTGCAATGGTGCGAGCAGACAGAGACCGACCCGCGAGATCTGGCGGGTATCACCCTCGATGAACCCGTAGCGATCGAACTCGCGCAACGCATAGCCCAAGTCCACGCCGAGCACGGCCACGAACAATACGCAGCATTCACCGACCTGTTCGGCTGA